The DNA segment cagagatagatagataggttgatgtaggtagatagataaaaaaagattaatagatagatagactaataaagaaaagaaatatttttagtACCTATTCCACaacctcatatatatacaatgttatcATTTCCCATAAACATGAATTTATGAACCACAACTCATATGTTAATATCAGAGCTCTATGTCCcttttttcctactcctcctacacCAATGCGACTCTATTTACcatgttgtttacttgtttacgcTACCATTTGCTATGTTGACATTCGGACCACCCAAGAAGCTCAAACCTCATGCCTTATTCACCTCATACTCATGTTGCTCTTTGTCATGTGATTTGCGAACGCGTATACGGACTGTACTGCCGTCGACACGCTACAGCCGCCGCCATGAACTTTGCATGACCAAGGCGTAAGTTTGACTGCTGTTAATTGGATGGAAAGTGGTTGAGTGGAGGTGGCTGACCTGGAGTCATCTTCGGGTTGACGAGGGTTATGGCCTCTTGACCCCTTGTGATTCTTTTCGTTATGGATGAAGTGgatgaaggggatgaggaggaggtggatgaagggggtaatgaagaggtggatgaagaggatgatgaataaGTGGATGaaaggggtggatggagaggatgATGAATAAGTGGATGaaaggggtggatggagaggatgatgaagaggtggaaaaagtggatgaagaggtggacgaagaggatgaagaggaagaggatgatgtggAAGCGGATAaagaggtggatgatgatgatcatgtggaggtggatgaagaggaagaggatgatgtggAAGCGGATAAAGAGGTGAATGAAGAAGTGGATGATGTGGAAGTGGATAaagaggtggatgatgatgatgtggaggtgGATGGCGAGGACGACGAAGAGGtagatggcgaggatgagggcgaGTGCAAGAAGGATCACGAGGTGGGTGACGAGGACAAGGACGAGAAAGTGGGAAAAGATAAGACGAGAGCGATGACGAGGACGATAAGAAGACAAGACGGAGACGAGACGAGGACAAGAACGAGAACGGTCAATACGGCTGACATGATGATGACATGACCTCGTCTCCCGTTCGCATGCACTGTCTATAAACTCTCTCGGTTTCGATCACAGCACGTTTGCTTTCCTGGCGTTGCATTCGAGTGCTTGAAGGTGCAATTGCTTTCGCCGTTCGTGTACGTTGGAATTCCGTCGACTCGAGTCCGTGGAGGTGTGTACGCtgttgcactgtgtgtgtgtttattcatgggTGGTGTCTGTCGTTCCCGCgggttctcactctctttctttctcgctaacttttttctttctctttttctttcccaataactttgttgtttctttctattttttttttaattctcttttattctgtctgtctctctctctctttctcgcactttttcactctctcgctctctcacgctctctctctaattccccctatctctccctatccctccccgcctctctctctgaaagaaaaaaataacaacaacaacagataaacGTTCCAAGCCTATACTGTGACCTTTACTGGCCGCTGGTATACACATGTATGGTAATCGCGTGCACATGTATGCACAGAAACATACAGCCTATGCAATCACTATAGTCTTTAGGCACGACTCCGTTATCTTACATTGCCTACAGTTTAAAGCTTGTTGTATCTTACTGTCAGCTCTGAGTTTCAAAATTCTTCTAAATACATGCTTAGAtctaagaatgaaaagaagataaTGCTTTAAAATACTTGAAAAATTGAAATATCGAACAttatgacacacaaacacacacgtatagaacATATAGGATAGTTTGAAAAAttaatgcatacgcacacacacacacacatatatatgtgtttgtgtgtgtgtgtgtgtgtgtgtgtgtgtgtgtgtgtgtgtgtgtgtgtgtgtgtgtgtgtgtgtgtgtgtgtgtgtgcgtgcgtgcgtgcgtgcgtgtgtgtgtgtgtatgtgtgtgtgtgtgtgtgtgtgtgtgtgtgtgtgtgtgtgtgtgtgtgtgtgtgtgtgtgtgtgtgtgtgtgtgtgtgcacgaaaaTTTCAAATTATCCTATATATTCTATACGTGCAATAATCTACAAGCAAAAGTACACCATATAATGGAAATGCAATTCGTGaaagaatcaaataaataaataataagcaaATTGCAAAGAATAAAAGATGTAAATGGACAGGATAATGATACAGGATAGAGCGGGAGGGGGGgcatggaggaagggagtaggggtttAGGGgtatggggaaagaaggaggggggggggggcgggcatggagaaagggaagtaggggTTTAGGGGTATGgggaaagaaggtggggaggtgggaggggcatGGAGGAAGGGAGTCGGGGTACTTGGGGCATGAGGAAGAGGACAGGGGgcatggaggaagggagtaagaggcaCTTGGGgtatggagaaagaaggggtgggggggttgggagggggcatggggtaAGGGAATAGTGGCTTAGGGACATAGCGAGaagaggggagcagggggggtAGGTTTCtccaagggaaagaaagaggtaaatgggttcggtggagggaggagggagggataggagggggaagggataggaggtcAGGAAGGCCAAAAATTACAGGACGATGATAATCCAGATCTGAAACCTTACAGTCATTCTACACTTAGCGGAGGAAAAAAATGTCCCCCGACTGAACACATTCCCTCGGAGATGGGTGGATGTTCCTCCGAGATCGAACAGTTCTTGAAGAAGGAATTAAAGCCGCAGAACAGGGCTACAGGTttgagaggaagggggcgaggggcatTCCGTAGCAGAGGaagggcggcaggggggggggaaggacacgggcggcaggggg comes from the Penaeus vannamei isolate JL-2024 chromosome 8, ASM4276789v1, whole genome shotgun sequence genome and includes:
- the LOC138862302 gene encoding acidic leucine-rich nuclear phosphoprotein 32 family member A-like, whose amino-acid sequence is MNKWMKGVDGEDDEEVEKVDEEVDEEDEEEEDDVEADKEVDDDDHVEVDEEEEDDVEADKEVNEEVDDVEVDKEVDDDDVEVDGEDDEEVDGEDEGECKKDHEVGDEDKDEKL